Proteins encoded by one window of Manihot esculenta cultivar AM560-2 chromosome 10, M.esculenta_v8, whole genome shotgun sequence:
- the LOC110624036 gene encoding nuclear pore complex protein NUP1 isoform X3, translating to MAAARERNDNSYEDGGGFGKFRKRPFRRVQATPYDRPPTAIRNPSHASNTNNNNGWLSKLVDPAQRLITSSAHRFFASMFRKRLPPPPPPQPPEPEAHGGAPDEQKETIPKDPPGIRGSATNEIDNPDNSFDKGGLTKLELILKQKTFTRSEIDRLTALLQSRTVDADLGNQEKKSEVIPSEGFLSLDRKEFPHTPIKDNGLESHPISTPNVLDEDVASPAELAKAYMGSRPSKISPSVLGLSSRAVGEHSIVQIDRPVPSKSTIMSVVPRSSGRVTSAENGFVTPRSHGRSAIYSMARTPYSRVHSSSTLQGAGSETNVLGLPSFSSPSIWENSRFSGSKQRALKRRSSVLENDIGSVGPIRRIRQKSNLLPSSSSLSIRGSSLGSDSAQLLSSSQKLAIASEGSVENGDTGIHGSSFAHVPSKSSEMASKILQQLDMLVSSREKSPTKLSPSMLRGPALRSLENVDSSKFLETVQDNNKTDVKYETSQPDVRDSLSQKQDRVEENGHKKLAVSYEKSASAVNGTNPANLVNNVSDQKTVSFPMVNSVAQPPTQKKWAFQMSAHEDDLELDDDENFDRSTSAMLAEEKQKLDTALPESKASSAEAITSEKPAAFLQFKSQASAIFNQNPPVASGGSAGTEKNSGFSVPAAAPLPNATVQQAVVDKQATVTSDKASSPNESSAALPIFNFGDKVVSQKEPNGVPPKSNFSSGTGSVVPQMTFASNSQVASETTGLKFDTSNPRSESPSSFAFNAVDATKPGLKEPESDKTDSCNSLKAGVFFSSNETLSSTVSTSSLAKQGIISFGVGSNPSIVNGNGSLADSTRSFSSPPTVVPDNISVQNSSISYNSSGITPAMIAASSNATNISKISASASAPSLESGSAFKFGSSSTSTSSISATTGVGLTEIKKETNFVNLVSAPFSSTSSVTTSTGGSLFGGTSTAMTSTGSNILDGTSSAVVSSGSSSFCGTSTSVTITGSSIFSFNAGSNTSTAAASATQGFNPFSAGTAPASGAGSLLAATTQSMPIQFSSSTSFPFGLTASPTFSSGSSLFSSPNNMNKLFSSGATFGLTSTSSDANTVGSTTSSMSTGFGSTWQTPKSPIFNSASSSTGFAFGASSSSSASSTTSVMFGSSTNASSDSVFSFSSPAASTPPQPVFGNTNPAFTFGSSPSGNSDQMNMEDSMAEDTVQTTTSAVPVFGQQPVAPPSSSFVFGCTAPSTANQFGSAAPSGGNQFGSTAPSGANPFQFGSQSNLAVSQNQSPFQASGSLEFNARGSFSLGTGGSDKSGRKFVRVRKTQRKK from the exons ATGGCGGCGGCTCGTGAACGCAACGACAATTCATACGAAGACGGAGGGGGTTTCGGCAAGTTTCGAAAGCGGCCGTTTCGAAGGGTCCAAGCGACGCCGTACGATCGACCGCCGACTGCAATTCGAAACCCGAGCCATGCCAGCAATACCAACAACAATAATGGTTGGTTATCAAAGCTGGTGGATCCGGCACAGAGGCTCATTACTTCCAGCGCTCACAGGTTTTTTGCTTCCATGTTTCGAAAACGGCTACCTCCCCCTCCTCCGCCTCAGCCACCGGAGCCAG AGGCACATGGGGGAGCCCCTGATGAGCAGAAGGAAACAATTCCTAAA GATCCACCTGGAATACGTGGATCAGCTACCAATGAAATTGATAATCCAGATAACAGTTTTGACAAGGGTGGGCTTACTAAACTAGAGCTAATTCTGAAGCAGAAGACATTTACAAG GTCTGAGATTGATAGATTGACAGCTTTGCTGCAATCAAGAACTGTTGATGCTGATCTAGGGAATCAGGAAAAGAAGTCTGAAGTGATTCCTTCAGAAGGTTTTTTGTCCTTAGATAGGAAGGAGTTTCCACATACCCCAATTAAGGACAATGGACTTGAGAGCCACCCCATCTCCACTCCAAAT GTCCTTGATGAGGATGTTGCTTCACCTGCAGAGCTTGCAAAAGCTTACATGGGTAGCAGGCCTTCAAAAATATCCCCATCAGTGCTGGGTTTGAGTAGTCGAGCAGTTGGGGAGCATTCAATCGTGCAGATTGATCGACCAGTCCCTTCAAAGTCCACAATCATGTCAGTTGTGCCAAGGTCTTCAGGTCGTGTTACATCTGCTGAAAATGGTTTTGTGACACCAAGATCTCATGGCCGTTCTGCTATTTACAGCATGGCTCGAACACCATATTCCAGAGTTCATTCAAGCTCTACCCTTCAG GGTGCTGGGAGTGAAACTAATGTTCTTGGTCTGCCATCATTTTCATCTCCAAGCATCTGGGAGAACAGTAGATTTTCTGGATCTAAACAGAGG GCTTTAAAGCGGAGGAGTTCTGTTTTGGAAAATGATATAGGATCCGTAGGTCCTATACGTCGAATTCGTCAGAAATCTAACCTCCTGCCTTCTTCGAGCAGTCTCTCTATCCGTGGAAGTAGCCTTGGTTCTGATTCTGCTCAGCTCCTGTCATCATCCCAGAAGCTAGCTATTGCAAGTGAAGGATCAGTAGAAAATGGTGATACTGGTATTCATGGTTCAAGTTTTGCACATGTTCCCTCCAAGTCCAGTGAGATGGCTTCAAAGATATTGCAGCAACTGGATATGTTAGTCTCATCAAGGGAGAAATCACCTACTAAGTTGTCACCATCCATGTTACGTGGACCAGCTCTTAGAAGCCTGGAGAATGTAGATTCGTCGAAATTTCTGGAGACTGTTCAAGATAATAATAAGACAGATGTTAAATATGAAACCTCACAACCTGATGTGAGAGACTCTCTGTCTCAAAAGCAAGATAGGGTTGAGGAAAATGGTCATAAAAAGCTTGCTGTGTCTTATGAAAAGTCAGCTTCTGCAGTAAATGGTACAAATCCTGCAAATTTGGTGAATAATGTGTCTGATCAAAAAACTGTATCTTTTCCTATGGTGAATTCTGTTGCTCAGCCCCCTACACAGAAGAAATGGGCTTTCCAGATGAGTGCACATGAG GATGATCTGGAGCTTGATGATGATGAGAATTTTGATAGGAGTACATCTGCTATGTTGGCGGAAGAGAAGCAGAAGCTGGATACCGCTTTACCTGAAAGTAAGGCCAGCTCTGCTGAGGCCATTACATCAGAGAAGCCTGCAGCTTTTTTGCAATTTAAATCTCAAGCAAGTGCCATATTCAACCAAAATCCTCCAGTAGCTTCTGGTGGCTCTGCAGGTACTGAAAAGAACAGTGGATTTTCTGTCCCTGCTGCTGCACCTTTGCCCAACGCAACTGTCCAGCAGGCTGTTGTAGACAAGCAGGCAACTGTAACATCCGATAAAGCTTCATCACCAAATGAATCAAGTGCTGCACTTCCTATATTTAACTTCGGGGACAAAGTTGTCTCTCAGAAAGAACCTAATGGTGTCCCACCTAAATCCAATTTCAGTTCTGGAACCGGGAGTGTTGTGCCACAGATGACATTTGCTTCCAATTCACAAGTTGCAAGTGAGACTACAGGCCTAAAGTTTGATACATCAAACCCTAGATCAGAAAGCCCAAGCAG CTTTGCTTTTAATGCTGTTGATGCAACAAAGCCTGGGTTAAAAGAGCCTGAATCAGACAAAACTGATAGTTGTAACAGTTTGAAGGCTGGTGTCTTCTTCAGTTCAAATGAAACCTTGTCTTCCACTGTTTCAACTTCATCACTTGCAAAACAAGGCATAATCTCTTTTGGTGTGGGTAGCAATCCTTCAATCGTCAACGGGAATGGGTCCCTTGCAGATTCTACACGTTCATTTTCTTCCCCTCCAACTGTAGTTCCTGATAACATTTCTGTCCAAAATTCATCCATCAGTTATAACAGCAGTGGTATTACCCCTGCTATGATTGCTGCAAGTTCAAATGCCACCAATATTAGCAAAATTTCTGCATCTGCTTCAGCACCTTCCTTGGAGTCTGGATCTGCTTTCAAATTTGGTTCCTCATCCACTTCCACCTCATCGATATCAGCAACTACTGGTGTAGGATTGACAGAAATCAAGAAGGAAACCAACTTTGTCAATCTAGTGAGTGCTCCTTTTTCTAGTACATCCTCTGTAACTACAAGCACTGGGGGCAGTCTTTTTGGAGGTACATCCACTGCAATGACAAGCACAGGGAGTAATATTTTAGATGGTACATCATCTGCAGTTGTGAGCTCTGGAAGTAGCAGTTTTTGTGGCACATCCACTTCTGTTACAATCACTGGCAGTagtatttttagttttaatgCTGGATCAAATACTTCAACTGCAGCTGCAAGTGCAACTCAGGGTTTTAATCCCTTTAGTGCTGGTACTGCTCCGGCATCTGGAGCTGGATCTTTACTTGCTGCTACAACTCAGAGCATGCCCATTCAATTTAGCTCATCTACATCATTTCCTTTTGGGTTGACTGCAAGTCCAACCTTTTCTTCTGGAAGTTCCTTATTTAGTTCTCcaaataatatgaataaattGTTCAGTTCTGGTGCTACTTTTGGACTGACTTCAACCTCTTCTGATGCCAACACTGTTGGCTCCACTACTAGCTCTATGTCAACAGGATTTGGTTCTACCTGGCAAACACCTAAATCTCCCATTTTCAATTCTGCATCATCCTCTACTGGGTTTGCGTTTGGAGCATCCTCATCTTCTAGTGCCAGTAGCACCACATCTGTGATGTTTGGATCATCTACTAATGCTTCCTCTGATTCTGTGTTTTCCTTCAGCTCACCTGCTGCATCTACTCCTCCACAGCCTGTGTTTGGTAACACAAATCCTGCCTTTACATTTGGGTCATCTCCATCTGGTAATAGTGATCAAATGAACATGGAGGACAGCATGGCTGAGGACACAGTTCAGACCACAACATCTGCAGTTCCTGTGTTTGGTCAACAACCGGTTGCACCTCCATCTTCTAGCTTTGTTTTTGGATGTACGGCTCCATCAACGGCAAATCAATTTGGCTCTGCTGCTCCATCAGGAGGGAATCAATTTGGCTCAACAGCTCCCTCAGGGGCAAATCCTTTTCAATTTGGAAGCCAGTCAAATCTGGCAGTATCACAGAACCAATCTCCATTCCAGGCTTCTGGTAGTCTCGAGTTTAATGCAAGAGGTAGCTTCTCACTGGGCACTGGTGGTAGTGACAAGTCTGGCAGAAAATTTGTCAGAGTTAGAAAAACACAGCGGAAGAAGTGA
- the LOC110624036 gene encoding nuclear pore complex protein NUP1 isoform X2 yields the protein MAAARERNDNSYEDGGGFGKFRKRPFRRVQATPYDRPPTAIRNPSHASNTNNNNGWLSKLVDPAQRLITSSAHRFFASMFRKRLPPPPPPQPPEPEAHGGAPDEQKETIPKDPPGIRGSATNEIDNPDNSFDKGGLTKLELILKQKTFTRSEIDRLTALLQSRTVDADLGNQEKKSEVIPSEGFLSLDRKEFPHTPIKDNGLESHPISTPNVSSSVLDEDVASPAELAKAYMGSRPSKISPSVLGLSSRAVGEHSIVQIDRPVPSKSTIMSVVPRSSGRVTSAENGFVTPRSHGRSAIYSMARTPYSRVHSSSTLQGAGSETNVLGLPSFSSPSIWENSRFSGSKQRALKRRSSVLENDIGSVGPIRRIRQKSNLLPSSSSLSIRGSSLGSDSAQLLSSSQKLAIASEGSVENGDTGIHGSSFAHVPSKSSEMASKILQQLDMLVSSREKSPTKLSPSMLRGPALRSLENVDSSKFLETVQDNNKTDVKYETSQPDVRDSLSQKQDRVEENGHKKLAVSYEKSASAVNGTNPANLVNNVSDQKTVSFPMVNSVAQPPTQKKWAFQMSAHEDDLELDDDENFDRSTSAMLAEEKQKLDTALPESKASSAEAITSEKPAAFLQFKSQASAIFNQNPPVASGGSAGTEKNSGFSVPAAAPLPNATVQQAVVDKQATVTSDKASSPNESSAALPIFNFGDKVVSQKEPNGVPPKSNFSSGTGSVVPQMTFASNSQVASETTGLKFDTSNPRSESPSSFAFNAVDATKPGLKEPESDKTDSCNSLKAGVFFSSNETLSSTVSTSSLAKQGIISFGVGSNPSIVNGNGSLADSTRSFSSPPTVVPDNISVQNSSISYNSSGITPAMIAASSNATNISKISASASAPSLESGSAFKFGSSSTSTSSISATTGVGLTEIKKETNFVNLVSAPFSSTSSVTTSTGGSLFGGTSTAMTSTGSNILDGTSSAVVSSGSSSFCGTSTSVTITGSSIFSFNAGSNTSTAAASATQGFNPFSAGTAPASGAGSLLAATTQSMPIQFSSSTSFPFGLTASPTFSSGSSLFSSPNNMNKLFSSGATFGLTSTSSDANTVGSTTSSMSTGFGSTWQTPKSPIFNSASSSTGFAFGASSSSSASSTTSVMFGSSTNASSDSVFSFSSPAASTPPQPVFGNTNPAFTFGSSPSGNSDQMNMEDSMAEDTVQTTTSAVPVFGQQPVAPPSSSFVFGCTAPSTANQFGSAAPSGGNQFGSTAPSGANPFQFGSQSNLAVSQNQSPFQASGSLEFNARGSFSLGTGGSDKSGRKFVRVRKTQRKK from the exons ATGGCGGCGGCTCGTGAACGCAACGACAATTCATACGAAGACGGAGGGGGTTTCGGCAAGTTTCGAAAGCGGCCGTTTCGAAGGGTCCAAGCGACGCCGTACGATCGACCGCCGACTGCAATTCGAAACCCGAGCCATGCCAGCAATACCAACAACAATAATGGTTGGTTATCAAAGCTGGTGGATCCGGCACAGAGGCTCATTACTTCCAGCGCTCACAGGTTTTTTGCTTCCATGTTTCGAAAACGGCTACCTCCCCCTCCTCCGCCTCAGCCACCGGAGCCAG AGGCACATGGGGGAGCCCCTGATGAGCAGAAGGAAACAATTCCTAAA GATCCACCTGGAATACGTGGATCAGCTACCAATGAAATTGATAATCCAGATAACAGTTTTGACAAGGGTGGGCTTACTAAACTAGAGCTAATTCTGAAGCAGAAGACATTTACAAG GTCTGAGATTGATAGATTGACAGCTTTGCTGCAATCAAGAACTGTTGATGCTGATCTAGGGAATCAGGAAAAGAAGTCTGAAGTGATTCCTTCAGAAGGTTTTTTGTCCTTAGATAGGAAGGAGTTTCCACATACCCCAATTAAGGACAATGGACTTGAGAGCCACCCCATCTCCACTCCAAATGTTAGTTCAAGT GTCCTTGATGAGGATGTTGCTTCACCTGCAGAGCTTGCAAAAGCTTACATGGGTAGCAGGCCTTCAAAAATATCCCCATCAGTGCTGGGTTTGAGTAGTCGAGCAGTTGGGGAGCATTCAATCGTGCAGATTGATCGACCAGTCCCTTCAAAGTCCACAATCATGTCAGTTGTGCCAAGGTCTTCAGGTCGTGTTACATCTGCTGAAAATGGTTTTGTGACACCAAGATCTCATGGCCGTTCTGCTATTTACAGCATGGCTCGAACACCATATTCCAGAGTTCATTCAAGCTCTACCCTTCAG GGTGCTGGGAGTGAAACTAATGTTCTTGGTCTGCCATCATTTTCATCTCCAAGCATCTGGGAGAACAGTAGATTTTCTGGATCTAAACAGAGG GCTTTAAAGCGGAGGAGTTCTGTTTTGGAAAATGATATAGGATCCGTAGGTCCTATACGTCGAATTCGTCAGAAATCTAACCTCCTGCCTTCTTCGAGCAGTCTCTCTATCCGTGGAAGTAGCCTTGGTTCTGATTCTGCTCAGCTCCTGTCATCATCCCAGAAGCTAGCTATTGCAAGTGAAGGATCAGTAGAAAATGGTGATACTGGTATTCATGGTTCAAGTTTTGCACATGTTCCCTCCAAGTCCAGTGAGATGGCTTCAAAGATATTGCAGCAACTGGATATGTTAGTCTCATCAAGGGAGAAATCACCTACTAAGTTGTCACCATCCATGTTACGTGGACCAGCTCTTAGAAGCCTGGAGAATGTAGATTCGTCGAAATTTCTGGAGACTGTTCAAGATAATAATAAGACAGATGTTAAATATGAAACCTCACAACCTGATGTGAGAGACTCTCTGTCTCAAAAGCAAGATAGGGTTGAGGAAAATGGTCATAAAAAGCTTGCTGTGTCTTATGAAAAGTCAGCTTCTGCAGTAAATGGTACAAATCCTGCAAATTTGGTGAATAATGTGTCTGATCAAAAAACTGTATCTTTTCCTATGGTGAATTCTGTTGCTCAGCCCCCTACACAGAAGAAATGGGCTTTCCAGATGAGTGCACATGAG GATGATCTGGAGCTTGATGATGATGAGAATTTTGATAGGAGTACATCTGCTATGTTGGCGGAAGAGAAGCAGAAGCTGGATACCGCTTTACCTGAAAGTAAGGCCAGCTCTGCTGAGGCCATTACATCAGAGAAGCCTGCAGCTTTTTTGCAATTTAAATCTCAAGCAAGTGCCATATTCAACCAAAATCCTCCAGTAGCTTCTGGTGGCTCTGCAGGTACTGAAAAGAACAGTGGATTTTCTGTCCCTGCTGCTGCACCTTTGCCCAACGCAACTGTCCAGCAGGCTGTTGTAGACAAGCAGGCAACTGTAACATCCGATAAAGCTTCATCACCAAATGAATCAAGTGCTGCACTTCCTATATTTAACTTCGGGGACAAAGTTGTCTCTCAGAAAGAACCTAATGGTGTCCCACCTAAATCCAATTTCAGTTCTGGAACCGGGAGTGTTGTGCCACAGATGACATTTGCTTCCAATTCACAAGTTGCAAGTGAGACTACAGGCCTAAAGTTTGATACATCAAACCCTAGATCAGAAAGCCCAAGCAG CTTTGCTTTTAATGCTGTTGATGCAACAAAGCCTGGGTTAAAAGAGCCTGAATCAGACAAAACTGATAGTTGTAACAGTTTGAAGGCTGGTGTCTTCTTCAGTTCAAATGAAACCTTGTCTTCCACTGTTTCAACTTCATCACTTGCAAAACAAGGCATAATCTCTTTTGGTGTGGGTAGCAATCCTTCAATCGTCAACGGGAATGGGTCCCTTGCAGATTCTACACGTTCATTTTCTTCCCCTCCAACTGTAGTTCCTGATAACATTTCTGTCCAAAATTCATCCATCAGTTATAACAGCAGTGGTATTACCCCTGCTATGATTGCTGCAAGTTCAAATGCCACCAATATTAGCAAAATTTCTGCATCTGCTTCAGCACCTTCCTTGGAGTCTGGATCTGCTTTCAAATTTGGTTCCTCATCCACTTCCACCTCATCGATATCAGCAACTACTGGTGTAGGATTGACAGAAATCAAGAAGGAAACCAACTTTGTCAATCTAGTGAGTGCTCCTTTTTCTAGTACATCCTCTGTAACTACAAGCACTGGGGGCAGTCTTTTTGGAGGTACATCCACTGCAATGACAAGCACAGGGAGTAATATTTTAGATGGTACATCATCTGCAGTTGTGAGCTCTGGAAGTAGCAGTTTTTGTGGCACATCCACTTCTGTTACAATCACTGGCAGTagtatttttagttttaatgCTGGATCAAATACTTCAACTGCAGCTGCAAGTGCAACTCAGGGTTTTAATCCCTTTAGTGCTGGTACTGCTCCGGCATCTGGAGCTGGATCTTTACTTGCTGCTACAACTCAGAGCATGCCCATTCAATTTAGCTCATCTACATCATTTCCTTTTGGGTTGACTGCAAGTCCAACCTTTTCTTCTGGAAGTTCCTTATTTAGTTCTCcaaataatatgaataaattGTTCAGTTCTGGTGCTACTTTTGGACTGACTTCAACCTCTTCTGATGCCAACACTGTTGGCTCCACTACTAGCTCTATGTCAACAGGATTTGGTTCTACCTGGCAAACACCTAAATCTCCCATTTTCAATTCTGCATCATCCTCTACTGGGTTTGCGTTTGGAGCATCCTCATCTTCTAGTGCCAGTAGCACCACATCTGTGATGTTTGGATCATCTACTAATGCTTCCTCTGATTCTGTGTTTTCCTTCAGCTCACCTGCTGCATCTACTCCTCCACAGCCTGTGTTTGGTAACACAAATCCTGCCTTTACATTTGGGTCATCTCCATCTGGTAATAGTGATCAAATGAACATGGAGGACAGCATGGCTGAGGACACAGTTCAGACCACAACATCTGCAGTTCCTGTGTTTGGTCAACAACCGGTTGCACCTCCATCTTCTAGCTTTGTTTTTGGATGTACGGCTCCATCAACGGCAAATCAATTTGGCTCTGCTGCTCCATCAGGAGGGAATCAATTTGGCTCAACAGCTCCCTCAGGGGCAAATCCTTTTCAATTTGGAAGCCAGTCAAATCTGGCAGTATCACAGAACCAATCTCCATTCCAGGCTTCTGGTAGTCTCGAGTTTAATGCAAGAGGTAGCTTCTCACTGGGCACTGGTGGTAGTGACAAGTCTGGCAGAAAATTTGTCAGAGTTAGAAAAACACAGCGGAAGAAGTGA